The DNA window GGTGGTGGTGATGATGGTGGTGGCGATGGTGCCTGTGGCCGCCATCATCCGAGCCTCCGCCCAGATTGCTCATCCAGGCGTCACCAAAATTGCCATCCCCCTGTGCAGGATTCGAACCACCCTGCGTGGCCTGGGCAAACTGCCCAGGGGCATACGGGTTAGTCTCCTGCGGGGCCGAGAATCGCTGCTCGGTGTTAGCTGGCTGGGTCTGGGGTGTCTCGTCTGCGGCCCACGGGTCCTCGCCGGGCGTCTGCTTGAAGTGCCTGCCGCGGGTGTGCGGGGTGTCTGTCATATGACCTCCATGGGTGTCATGGATAGGGTGCGTGCTCGATTGCATGGCTTTGGAAAGCAGTATCCCACCTTAATAGGACAGAACTTGTGAAGGTAGTGGGTTTAAAAATAATAGATAGCAAACAAAAATTTAAATACACGCAGTTAGCACGTACTACGTTCAAAAACTCTCTCAGAGTTCATTAATTCTGCGTGGGGGGGGGTATCAATAGCGTGCTATGCTAGCTGAACATATCCTAAAGGCTGGCAATCGTCGTCAAGCGCGCGTTGCAGGTGCTGTTTGGGGCAAGAAGACGCAATCAGATGCCATGGACGGGCGGCCGTGAGGGCGCTCGGATGGCGAAGCCATACGGGGAGGTCGCCATGGGAGTCTACGTCTTGCAGGTGCCGGGCGGCCAGGAGAGGCGCGCGGAGGAGCTGGCGCAAAGGCTGCCCAAGGACGTGATCTCCAGTTGCTTCATTCCCGTTCGCGAGGTCAAAAAGCGAAGGGGAGGGGAGTGGAAAATGGAACGGGAGCTGCTGTTCCCGGGATACCTGTTCGTGGAGACCAACGAGCCGGAGCTGGCATCTGAGAGGTTGCGCGAGCTGCCGTTGTTCATGCGCGTGCTCGCGGACGTTGGCGGCGAGTTCTTACCCCTCGGCGATGACGAGACGTCTTGGATTCGCTCGCTCACCACGGAGCGTTCGCACGTGGTGGAGATGAGCGAGGGCGTCATCGAGGGAGGCAGGGTGATCGTGACGCAGGGCCCGCTCAAGGGGCGGGAGGCGTGGATTACAAAGGTCGATCGGCACAAGCGGCTGGCCTGGCTGGATATGCGGATGTTCGGCAGAACCAAGTCGATAAAGGTTGGCCTTGAGATTGTCTCGAAGCGAAGTTGACAGAGTCATTTCGACGCCGTACTCCGAGCCAGTGGAGCACGGCGTTTCTGGTGGGGCGAGTACGGACGCAAACGAGGTCTATGACCGTGCTGAGCGTCATGAAGCTGCCATTGTCGATGCAAAACCTGTTTTTAAGGCGGTGTGCGCATAGTGGCCAGTGTTTTCACGGCCGTTTGCGAGCCCGCGAAAGTGAGGTCCGACGTTCGGGATTCGCCGTCAACTGATGCCAGCCGAGCGACGGGGAATAACAGTGCTTTGGAGCGCAAAACCGTGCGAAGCGGCGTCGCGTATGACATCAATGACGGCGGGGGTTCGGTCGAAAGCTCCGAGCGCGCCAGGCGCCTCAAGGAGGAGCTTGGGAGTGTGCCGGTTACCGGCATCGAAGACAGGG is part of the Parolsenella massiliensis genome and encodes:
- the loaP gene encoding antiterminator LoaP produces the protein MGVYVLQVPGGQERRAEELAQRLPKDVISSCFIPVREVKKRRGGEWKMERELLFPGYLFVETNEPELASERLRELPLFMRVLADVGGEFLPLGDDETSWIRSLTTERSHVVEMSEGVIEGGRVIVTQGPLKGREAWITKVDRHKRLAWLDMRMFGRTKSIKVGLEIVSKRS